In one Kitasatospora cineracea genomic region, the following are encoded:
- the cofD gene encoding 2-phospho-L-lactate transferase: MRITALAGGIGGARFLRGLRAALTPEDRITVVGNTGDDIHLHGLKVCPDLDTVMYTLGGGIHEEQGWGRADETWSIKEELKAYGVGPEWFGLGDRDFATHIVRTQMLAAGYPLSAVTEALCDRWQPGVRLLPMSDDRVETHVRITDADGPRVVHFQEYWVRLHAAVEAEAIVAVGAEDAKPAPGVLEAIAEADLVLLPPSNPVVSIGTILAVPGIREAVAAASAPVVGLSPIVGGAPVRGMADKVLAAVGVETTAAAVARHYGARRDGGLLDGWLVDTADAAAVDEVATAGIACRAVPLLMSSVEATAEMARAALALAAEVAA; this comes from the coding sequence ATGCGAATCACTGCGTTGGCGGGCGGGATCGGCGGGGCCAGGTTCCTGCGCGGACTGCGGGCGGCTCTCACCCCCGAGGACCGGATCACCGTGGTCGGGAACACCGGGGACGACATCCACCTCCACGGCCTGAAGGTCTGTCCCGACCTGGACACCGTGATGTACACCCTCGGCGGCGGCATCCACGAGGAGCAGGGCTGGGGCCGCGCCGACGAGACCTGGTCGATCAAGGAGGAGCTGAAGGCCTACGGCGTCGGGCCCGAGTGGTTCGGGCTCGGCGACCGGGACTTCGCCACCCACATCGTCCGCACCCAGATGCTCGCCGCCGGGTACCCGCTGTCCGCCGTCACCGAGGCGCTGTGCGACCGCTGGCAGCCCGGCGTGCGGCTGCTGCCGATGAGCGACGACCGGGTCGAGACCCACGTCCGGATCACCGACGCGGACGGGCCGCGGGTGGTGCACTTCCAGGAGTACTGGGTGCGGCTGCACGCCGCCGTCGAGGCCGAGGCGATCGTCGCGGTCGGCGCCGAGGACGCGAAGCCCGCGCCCGGCGTGCTGGAGGCGATCGCCGAGGCCGACCTGGTCCTGCTGCCGCCGTCCAACCCGGTGGTCTCGATCGGCACCATCCTGGCCGTGCCCGGCATCCGGGAGGCGGTCGCCGCCGCGAGCGCCCCGGTGGTCGGCCTCTCCCCCATCGTCGGCGGCGCCCCCGTGCGCGGCATGGCCGACAAGGTGCTGGCCGCCGTCGGCGTGGAGACCACCGCGGCGGCCGTCGCCCGGCACTACGGCGCGCGCCGCGACGGCGGGCTGCTGGACGGCTGGCTGGTGGACACCGCCGACGCCGCCGCGGTCGACGAGGTGGCCACCGCCGGGATCGCCTGCCGGGCCGTCCCGCTGCTGATGAGCTCCGTCGAGGCCACCGCCGAGATGGCGCGCGCCGCGCTGGCGCTGGCCGCGGAGGTCGCCGCGTGA
- a CDS encoding cysteine dioxygenase, with product MPRPRKRNRDRKRLPAPAAPRWTDGLSDLSIAGDPLAFPHLARTDLPAHPTTLGGYARLVREIAADRARWEPLVRYDALTRWYARLETGPGYEVWLLSWLPGQSSGFHDHGRSSGVMTVVRGELSERSLTAGGEGSRALAAGGLRVLSPGYLHEMVNASLEPAVSVHLYTPGLVEMNQYPAAATAPERHRVH from the coding sequence ATGCCCCGCCCCCGCAAGCGCAACCGCGACCGCAAGCGCCTGCCCGCCCCCGCCGCGCCCCGCTGGACCGACGGCCTGAGCGACCTGTCCATCGCGGGCGACCCGCTGGCCTTCCCGCACCTGGCCCGCACCGACCTGCCCGCGCACCCCACCACGCTCGGCGGCTACGCCCGGCTGGTCCGGGAGATCGCCGCCGACCGGGCCCGCTGGGAGCCGCTGGTCCGCTACGACGCGCTGACCCGCTGGTACGCCCGGCTGGAGACCGGCCCCGGCTACGAGGTGTGGCTGCTGAGCTGGCTGCCCGGCCAGTCCAGCGGCTTCCACGACCACGGCCGCTCCTCCGGCGTGATGACCGTCGTCCGGGGCGAACTCTCCGAGCGCTCGTTGACGGCCGGCGGCGAGGGCTCGCGCGCCCTGGCCGCCGGCGGGCTGCGGGTGCTCTCCCCGGGATACCTGCACGAGATGGTCAACGCCTCGCTGGAGCCCGCGGTTTCCGTCCACCTCTACACGCCCGGCCTGGTCGAGATGAACCAGTACCCGGCCGCCGCCACGGCCCCGGAGCGTCACCGGGTGCACTGA